One segment of Vagococcus martis DNA contains the following:
- a CDS encoding acylphosphatase, with product MKISMTVHGRVQGVAFRYMTKMVADELGVHGIVKNLDDGGVYIEANGDKLAVQQFIEEVKKSPAPMGNVTNYSIDFNPTFREHKRFNVVYS from the coding sequence ATGAAAATATCGATGACAGTGCATGGTCGAGTACAAGGAGTGGCTTTTCGTTATATGACTAAAATGGTCGCCGATGAACTAGGCGTACATGGTATTGTTAAAAACCTCGATGATGGTGGCGTGTATATTGAAGCAAATGGTGATAAACTAGCCGTTCAACAATTCATTGAAGAAGTAAAAAAATCTCCTGCACCAATGGGAAACGTCACAAATTACTCAATCGACTTTAATCCAACGTTTAGAGAGCATAAACGATTTAACGTGGTTTATTCTTAA